A single window of Ananas comosus cultivar F153 linkage group 19, ASM154086v1, whole genome shotgun sequence DNA harbors:
- the LOC109725117 gene encoding MADS-box protein AeAP3-2-like isoform X1, whose product MPMGRGKIEIKRIENPTSRQVTFSKRRGGLLKKANELAVLCDAQVGVVIFSSSGKMFEFCSPPALSMRHLIDRYQRVTSTRFEEIDNQQHIFCEITRMKSENDKLQASMRQYTGEDLTSLTMNDLNQLEQQLEFAVDKVRARKHQLLTQQLDNLRRKEHILEDQNNHLSRMISENQAVEHAAMDQKVGDMAMLDHFGHFYGDDASRTLLQLSPQLHAFRLQPTQPNLQDPSLHGYGLQLW is encoded by the exons ATGCCTATGGGTCGCGGGAAGATTGAGATCAAGAGGATTGAGAACCCGACCAGCCGCCAAGTCACCTTCTCCAAGAGGCGCGGAGGCCTCCTCAAGAAGGCCAATGAGTTGGCTGTGCTGTGCGACGCGCAGGTCGGGGTTGTGATCTTCTCGAGCAGCGGCAAGATGTTTGAGTTTTGCAGTCCGCCGGCTTTGAG CATGAGACATCTCATTGATAGGTACCAGAGAGTCACCAGCACTCGCTTTGAGGAGATCGATAACCAACAG CACATCTTTTGCGAGATAACAAGAATGAAGAGCGAGAACGACAAGCTTCAAGCGAGCATGCGGCAGTACACTGGAGAGGACTTGACATCTCTCACTATGAATGACCTGAATCAGCTTGAGCAGCAGCTTGAGTTCGCCGTCGACAAAGTTCGAGCAAGGAAG CATCAACTTCTGACCCAACAATTGGACAACTTACGTCGCAAG GAGCACATCTTAGAAGATCAGAACAACCATCTCTCCCGCATG ATATCTGAGAACCAGGCGGTGGAGCACGCTGCGATGGACCAGAAGGTAGGAGACATGGCAATGCTAGACCACTTTGGGCATTTCTACGGTGATGACGCGTCGAGGACTCTTCTGCAGCTCTCCCCTCAGCTGCACGCATTCCGCCTCCAGCCCACCCAGCCTAACCTGCAGGATCCCAGCCTCCATGGCTATGGCCTGCAGCTGTGGTAA
- the LOC109725117 gene encoding MADS-box protein AeAP3-2-like isoform X2 — protein MPMGRGKIEIKRIENPTSRQVTFSKRRGGLLKKANELAVLCDAQVGVVIFSSSGKMFEFCSPPALSMRHLIDRYQRVTSTRFEEIDNQQHIFCEITRMKSENDKLQASMRQYTGEDLTSLTMNDLNQLEQQLEFAVDKVRARKHQLLTQQLDNLRRKEHILEDQNNHLSRMISENQAVEHAAMDQKVGDMAMLDHFGHFYGDDASRTLLQLSPQLHAFRLQPTQPNLQDPSLHGYGLQL, from the exons ATGCCTATGGGTCGCGGGAAGATTGAGATCAAGAGGATTGAGAACCCGACCAGCCGCCAAGTCACCTTCTCCAAGAGGCGCGGAGGCCTCCTCAAGAAGGCCAATGAGTTGGCTGTGCTGTGCGACGCGCAGGTCGGGGTTGTGATCTTCTCGAGCAGCGGCAAGATGTTTGAGTTTTGCAGTCCGCCGGCTTTGAG CATGAGACATCTCATTGATAGGTACCAGAGAGTCACCAGCACTCGCTTTGAGGAGATCGATAACCAACAG CACATCTTTTGCGAGATAACAAGAATGAAGAGCGAGAACGACAAGCTTCAAGCGAGCATGCGGCAGTACACTGGAGAGGACTTGACATCTCTCACTATGAATGACCTGAATCAGCTTGAGCAGCAGCTTGAGTTCGCCGTCGACAAAGTTCGAGCAAGGAAG CATCAACTTCTGACCCAACAATTGGACAACTTACGTCGCAAG GAGCACATCTTAGAAGATCAGAACAACCATCTCTCCCGCATG ATATCTGAGAACCAGGCGGTGGAGCACGCTGCGATGGACCAGAAGGTAGGAGACATGGCAATGCTAGACCACTTTGGGCATTTCTACGGTGATGACGCGTCGAGGACTCTTCTGCAGCTCTCCCCTCAGCTGCACGCATTCCGCCTCCAGCCCACCCAGCCTAACCTGCAGGATCCCAGCCTCCATGGCTATGGCCTGCAGCTGTG A
- the LOC109724594 gene encoding 14 kDa zinc-binding protein-like produces MAAATLSASFSLLRCSRFARACALRSLDPLRDAPATLRPKRFVRHITASINEEAAAKASATTADNDAPTIFDKIIAKEIPSTIVYEDEKVLAFRDISPQAPVHVLLIPKIRDGLTQLGKAEPRHSEILGHLLYAAKVVAEKEGIADGFRVVINNGPDACQSVYHLHLHILGGRQMKWPPG; encoded by the exons ATGGCCGCAGCAACGCTCTccgcttctttctctctcctcag gtGTTCTCGTTTTGCACGAGCTTGTGCGCTCCGATCGCTCGATCCATTGCGAGATGCCCCTGCTACTCTTCGCCCAAAGag ATTTGTGCGCCATATTACCGCCTCTATAAATGAAGAAGCTGCTGCAAAAGCATCTGCAACTACCGCAGATAACGATGCACCAACCAT ATTTGACAAGATCATTGCGAAGGAGATTCCTTCAACCATTGTCTACGAGGATGAGAAAGTGTTGGCATTTAGAGATATAAGCCCACAAGCTCCTGTTCATGTTCTACTCATCCCAAAGATCAGGGACGGATTAACCCAACTTGGAAAG GCTGAACCAAGGCATTCCGAGATTTTGGGTCATCTTCTTTACGCTGCGAAGGTAGTGGCCGAGAAAGAAGGCATAGCTGATGGGTTCCGAGTCGTCATAAACAACGGTCCTGACGCAT GTCAATCAGTTTATCATCTCCATTTGCACATCCTCGGCGGACGGCAGATGAAGTGGCCTCCTGGTTAA
- the LOC109725111 gene encoding glycine cleavage system H protein 2, mitochondrial gives MASSRLLWASRAASYLRISPLCRGFSTVLQELKYADSHEWVKVDGDSATVGITDHAQDHLGDVVYVELPDVGANVKQGKSFGAVESVKATSDVYSPVSGEVIEVNSKLSDSPGLINASPYDSGWIIKVKISGAGELNTLMDSDKYAKFCEEENAKH, from the exons ATGGCGTCGTCGAGGTTGTTGTGGGCATCGCGCGCCGCCTCTTACCTCCGAATCTCCCCCCTCTGTAGGGGATTCTCCACTG TTCTGCAGGAACTGAAATATGCTGACTCTCACGAGTGGGTTAAAGTCGACGGCGATTCTGCAACTGTAGGGATAACAGACCATGCTCAG GACCACTTGGGTGATGTTGTATATGTGGAACTGCCTGATGTTGGTGCCAATGTTAAACAAGGAAAGAGTTTTGGTGCAGTCGAAAGTGTCAAAGCCACTAGTGATGTGTACTCTCCTGTATCAGGAGAAGTAATTGAAGTCAACAGTAAGCTTAGTGACTCTCCTGGACTG ATTAATGCAAGCCCGTATGACAGCGGTTGGATCATCAAGGTCAAAATAAGCGGCGCTGGTGAATTGAACACATTGATGGACTCCGACAAATATGCGAAGTTCTGCGAGGAAGAAAATGCAAAACATTGA